Sequence from the [Clostridium] scindens genome:
ATAGCTGTCCTTCAGGCTTAGTTCAATCTGGGTGGCTTTCTCGATCTGCGCGCTGTCATAAGGATTGTAGAAGATGAAAGCGATCTTGCCGCCGTCAGGGGCCAGAAGGGCATCTAGCTGCTTCTTCTCTTTTACATAGCGCTCGCTGGCGGTTGCGGCAACCGCGCCGTCGGCAGCAGAGGTGACGATCTGGCGCAGGAACGTCTGCGTGCAGTCGCCGATGGCATAGAGGCCCGGGATATTGGTTTCTTTCTTCTCGTTGGTCTTGATATAGCCTTTTGCGTCGCATTCTACGAGGTCTTTGACCAGATCTGTCTGCGGGATCATACCTACAAAGAAGAAGATACCATCCGTCTGTACTTCCGTGCTGGCTCCAGTCACTACATTTTTGATCACAAGGCTTTCTACCTTATCCTTTCCCTTGATCTCCTGCAGGGTAGAATTCCATATGAACTCGATCTTAGGGTTCTCGTATGCTGTCTTCGCCGCCACTTCATTACAGTCCAGATGCCCTTCTTCGTGCAGCACGATGATGGAGACCTTTGTGGCAAAGTCTGTCAGATAATCAGCCTCTTCAATTGCCTGATCCCCGGCCCCCAGCACGTAGATCTC
This genomic interval carries:
- a CDS encoding NAD(P)/FAD-dependent oxidoreductase; translation: MNEMYDVIIIGGGPAGLSAAIYAGRAQRKTLLIEKGNYGGRVNDTREIRNYPGTITDSGSGLMEKFRAHAQSYATNQFKRTTVTEILKEEDGNFLVRTKRRGDFEARCIFLDMGTKPRILGIPGEVEFAGHGVAYCATCDAEFFKGKEIYVLGAGDQAIEEADYLTDFATKVSIIVLHEEGHLDCNEVAAKTAYENPKIEFIWNSTLQEIKGKDKVESLVIKNVVTGASTEVQTDGIFFFVGMIPQTDLVKDLVECDAKGYIKTNEKKETNIPGLYAIGDCTQTFLRQIVTSAADGAVAATASERYVKEKKQLDALLAPDGGKIAFIFYNPYDSAQIEKATQIELSLKDSYQIVRQDITRQTLLYDRLDLHASPACAYYDNGKLIKVEQ